From the genome of bacterium:
GATGCAGACGAGGAAATCGCAGGCCAGCTCCACGGCGTGCCCGACCCCCCGGCTCTCGGCGCCCACGACGAGCGCCAGCGGACCCGTCAGGTCGGTGGAGTAGATGGTCTCACCGGCGTCCCCGGAAAGCCCCACGCACCAGACGCCCAGTTCTTTCAAACGCCGGAGCGCCTGGGCGACGTTCGAGACAACGGCCAGCGGCAGGTGGGCCGTCGCCCCGGCCGAGGCCCGCACCACGGTCCCGGTGACCGGCGAGGCGCGGCGGACGGGTATGACCGCGCCGTGGCACCCGGCGCACTCGGCGGTCCGCAGCACCGCGCCCAGGTTGTGCGGGTCCTCCAGGTGGTCGGTCACCGCGAGGAAGGGCTTCTCACCGCGCTCTTCGGCAATCCAGACCAGGTCCTCCACCGTGAACGCCCGCCGGTCAAC
Proteins encoded in this window:
- the rlmB gene encoding 23S rRNA (guanosine(2251)-2'-O)-methyltransferase RlmB; the encoded protein is MELIYGYRPVQEALRAGVGVKRLYVARECGRKVSVLADGARKCGITVSVIPERELVQICRSQRHQGVAAEVDRRAFTVEDLVWIAEERGEKPFLAVTDHLEDPHNLGAVLRTAECAGCHGAVIPVRRASPVTGTVVRASAGATAHLPLAVVSNVAQALRRLKELGVWCVGLSGDAGETIYSTDLTGPLALVVGAESRGVGHAVELACDFLVCIPLFGEVESLNASVAFGVAAFEALRQRRGL